The stretch of DNA TAGGATGCTAcacttttcagtgtttttggcaGTGCAAGAAGAACATTGGGAATCTCCGCAGTACATCATACTGTAAGTAGTAAGTAAATGTGGACATTTCAttgaattaaatgtaatttttgatCTGGAAAAAGGCTCATGTTCATAAAAATCCACACACTAGATACTGATTTATTTCTATACTGCCTTCCCTTAAAAACACTTGATGGTTATCCTCATCATGTCTGGTCTGCTGCAGTGGTTACAGCTTCACCGGTTGTGGCTTGAGGCTGATAATGTGCTTTTCAACCTCCATAGCTATATCATTAATGTTTCTTGCAATGTCTAAGGACAACACATTCTCCTCGTCCCCCAACGGAGGCTCTAAAAGCTCAAACTGGGAACGCAGAAGGTCGGCTTTCATGAAATGGGCCGTCCGCGACATCATCCTCTGATGGACGAGACTGAAGTCGCCGTGCAGGAACAGAAAGAAGACGTCAGGAGGGGCAGGAGGCAGGATCTCTTGGTCAAGGGCTTTGGACCCATGCAGCATGATCTGTCTGTAGAGGCGCTTTAGGGCAGAGCATGTCACAAAGCCATCACGGCCTGAACCCCTTTCTCTGAggtgaaaagacacacacacacacgtacagatgTAACAGTCCTAATGAATGTTGACAGTAAAGaacagtgcaaaaaaaactgtcaggaAGAGAAGGAGTTGAAAAGGAAAGGTGAGATAAGTTgagcaggaagaggaaaaaatagcTGTGACGACTGGAGGAGTTAAGAAAGATCAGTCTTTGATGTTGCTGCAGACATTTTAAAGAGGAGATGGCATACTTTTCACTCGCCCCTTCACCTTCTCTtctacactctctctcactgtaatctgtctttattttcctccatttcctttctgctctCTCTGGTTTTCATCTCAATTTCCAAAAGCATCTTTGATCATCTTTGATCTTCTCCAGCGATTTCACGCCTGCGTATCTTCCGCTTGCTGCTCTGttcttcagcttcttctccCCGTCTACTTCTGTGTCATTAAGAaaatattagtgtgtgtgtgcgttatgttctctgtgtgtatacacacagtgATATTCTCACCTTTGAATGACTCCATGTAGTTGCAGGAGCCAAGGTAATCTGTCCtggggagacaaaaaaaaaaaccaacaaagtgAAATGATTTACATTTGTTGCAGACAGCTGTAATAACATACATCACATCACTCTGATCCTGgcctctctctccactgacatACAGTGCATTTCCTTTAATTGATTTTCAGATGTTTGGCCCTGAGCTACATGGCAGAAATCGCATGTTTTTGCCCCACAGGAGCCAGCATGCAGCCTTAGATCCTCAGGTTAGTTCCAAGGTTATGTGTAAAATCTTAAAGTGACTGTGCCTTTGCTAGAAATTAAATCTGTCCTAATTTGGGTACAACTGAGGTGgaatccattttttttcaaacacaaagaACTGAGATGAATCTCATTCTTTAATGTCCACATTTCTGGGCAAACTCATGTCCTGTTCGCTTGTGCCCAGCCTCAACCTGCCAACTGTGATTCTGCCATTAAAGACTTCATCTTTAATTGTCACACAGACAGCTGTtgagcattttcaaataaaaaagcagcGGTGGATGAAACtctgtttctcctgctgctgctgctgcgttcactGCTTGCTCTGTCTGAAAGTCTGATAGGATGATTGACTCGCGAGTGAAGACAAAGTGCCAGACACCAGGGACACGGACACTTTAACTGACCTCATCTGTGAGTGGTTCGCCCTGTGACATCTTCACAATGTTCTCCTGTGGGTGCAAATCATCTCCTTCATGCAGCGGCCAGCCCAACTGATGGGAGGAAACACATGTACAGTTGAGTATCAAGCAATGTGTGAACACAAGCATGTttaagggtgtgtgtgtacctggtattccttatgttgtggggacctatatctgtttacacagtcacattatggggacttgtcttccttaaatgtaaattactacattttaaggtgaaggcATGTTTTTAAGTTAGTCTGAGGTTAGTGTTAGGTTAAGGCTAGGGTTgggggttaggattaggccagtggTAATTATGGTTTAGGTTATAACAAGTCTACAggaaatgtcctctgaagtcatggaaaccagtgtgtgtgtgtgtgtaaaaaggtTACCTTTTCTGAAAGAAAAGCCCCTAAGCTGCTTCTGCATAACAAAAGGAACAAGATACAGCTCGATTCAGGTTAATCTGACACAATGTAATTACATAAAATAGTAATATTTAGGTTTACATGACAACAGCTTTGCACATGGAGCATTAACCACCTACACTACTGTGCAAACGTCTTAAGCCACCAGAAGATTGGTTGTCTCTTGCAATATTTTTGTGTTCCCTCACAATACTTTTACGTTATTGCAAGGGAACACAAACTTTAGGTCTAAAATTATTTCTGGTGGCTAGGGTCATGGTTTTGGTCTTATATTGATGCTGAATATCAGCTCATCTCTTTAGATAACATATGCAGGCAGACAGTATAGTATTTACTTTCCACAGCCAGAGACTCCCATTATGATGTAGATCATTTCCTCTGTGGAccttcagagagacagagacagagacacctGTGCTGGGTGAAAGAACTAGTAGAGTCAATATTGGAATTAATGTATGTCTCCGTATTCAGTTAATATCGCATCTCTGAACTGCGGGAAAACCATTTGTAATGACAAATCAGTGATATCACCATCATAAATGTACAGTTACTGTTACATCCACAAACACGAGGTTTAACAGTAAAGGTTATGATGTGTAAACATCTACTATGACTGTAACTCATTGTCCTTGCCTCCGGagacaaataaagttttttgaaaTTTGTTCCAATAATAGCAGAGGCAACAAGCTACAATGTGACATTACTTCAGATTAATTAGCACATTAGCATTCGTTCTGATGAGCGTTTCAACGTTTCACagaaaaataacttcacctaaaTGATAAAACACTCTCTTATCCCGCTGAAAAGCATGGACTGAATTTACCTTGTTTCCGCACCCCAGCGCGAGGGTTTGTTTATTAACGTACGTGATGACGTAAGACGCAAGTCATACGTTCCCAGTTAAAGGGGCAATGCTGCATTTCTGCTTTcggactgaaataaaaaaaaaggaaaagagaaattACTGACTAAATAAAATACTGAAGTCTGACAGAATGTATACGAATAAGTTGATATCGCCCATTTGCACTCAACAATGCACAACGtccaatgtttttattattcattattattagtattattatggTTCACTATATTATCTTTAGATCTATAGATTTGGGTTATTTGTCTATCATTTTTCCACAACAGGTCGCAGTTACatagtgtattattattattattataattactactacttttattatcatcattattattattattattgttagtagtagtagtagtagcagcagtagtattagtattattattattccatgtAAGACGATGCAATAAGGATCTATGTTGAAAttttgaaagagagagagagagggagggagagagagacctcCTCCCTCCTGTAGATCCTCAGTGCAGGCAGACGGATGAGAGCTCTCTTCTAACCATCCattctcttctccatctctccatcatccatccacccTTTTCGTTTCCAAGGGCGTCGCAGAGCATTGACTGAAAGCCacgctatacacacacacacacacacacgcacatatatacgtgtgtgcgtgcgcgtgtgcatGCGTGAGTGCCCCGCGCAACCGTGCATGTGTGAGCGAGCGCCTGCCCCTCGAGCTGTCGTCCGTGGATCCGCTGGCATGAGGAGCTGAGACAGAACCGAGCAGAAGGATGAAAATGCTTCGGTTCCGCAGACCCAGCATCCACTCTTTGGACCAGGAGGTCCTGTGCACGATCCGGTTACTGGACGACTCCGAGATCTCCTGCAGCATCCAGGTAAACGAGCACACTCATCATGTGCTGCTTTGTCAATGTGGTCACTTCACTCACATGGTCGTGGCAGACGAATTTTCTCACACACGTTATTTAATTCTCGACATGAAGCTGTGCAACAATGTAGTTTTGTCGTCTGTGCATGCGACAAAAAAGCACCTGCACACTGTGTGTATTGTTCttccacgctgctgctgctgctgctgctgctgtgatgtgcGCGTTCGATCCCCATACACCCTTCACTGTACATGTatctgagcacacacacacagagagagagggagagaggtggGAAACAGAACCTCACTGTGATCCATTCATTCATGCGTTTCATTGTGTTCCAATATGTGAAGAGAAGTTGTGATGAAGTTCAGCAGAGGAAGTGATGCCtgggtgtggtggtggtgatgaggaTAGcagcactgatgatgatgacagggcAGAAAGctctgtctcagctcctcaTGCTTGTCTGCTGTCTATACCTGTAAACATTACACAAGTGaattgtgtacttaagtacacaattcacttatctgtactttactttgctgtttatatttctagcaacttttgcttttactcctctacatttcctctaactatatTTGTTCCCCCAAATagaatcagaagaagagttgttaATGTTCTGTGTTTATATGGAGCTGCTTTGCACTACAGTTTTTCCATCCACACTCTTCAACAGGGGGTAAAGAGCCAGGGATTttacccacaaccttccagttgaaagacaactcgccctataCCACTGAGCTGCCATGGCttaatcctaactcctcacttttcaTATCAGAAATTTACTTTTGATactaaagtacagtaaatgtcacatactttaagacttttacttaagtaatattataaaaagtgacttcaaattctaccaaagtcattgtctggtaagatacttgtacttttactcaagtatccctttaaggtataCAAGACtgaaacataacaataataataataataacaataataataataattataataatgtttatttacaaTCACATTTCATACAAAGGTATAAAACATATGGAAGAAGTTATGCAATGTACACGTGTCTGAGTTTAAGATACCCTA from Solea solea chromosome 8, fSolSol10.1, whole genome shotgun sequence encodes:
- the LOC131463465 gene encoding probable gluconokinase, which gives rise to MIYIIMGVSGCGKSSLGAFLSEKLGWPLHEGDDLHPQENIVKMSQGEPLTDEDRLPWLLQLHGVIQRERGSGRDGFVTCSALKRLYRQIMLHGSKALDQEILPPAPPDVFFLFLHGDFSLVHQRMMSRTAHFMKADLLRSQFELLEPPLGDEENVLSLDIARNINDIAMEVEKHIISLKPQPVKL